A genomic region of Rhodospirillales bacterium contains the following coding sequences:
- a CDS encoding phenylalanine--tRNA ligase subunit beta, with protein MKFTLSWLKDHLETDATLEQIAEALTAVGLEVEGIEDPAAKYAPFKVAYVESAARHPDADRLQVLRVKTENESLQVVCGAPNARADMKGIFAPVGAIIPGLENMELKKGVIRGVESCGMMASERELELSDEHKGIIEVDAKWDIGTPMAEVFGLNDPVIEINVTPNRADCTGVRGIARDLAAAGLGTLKNIDDSAVHGHTKSPISVSIEDTAGCPQFLGRYIKGVKNAPSPDWLQRRLKAIGMNPKSALVDITNYVSYDLGRPLHVFDVSKLSGNITVRAAKDGEKFTALDEEEYTLKDGMTLVCDEKAVHAIGGVMGGLHSGCSLDTTDVFLEIAYFDPARIARTGRDTGIVSDARYRFERGVDPAFLPAATEIATRMILDLCGGEASEVVHAGTEPSWQRMIDYDPAYCEKLTGIAVDDKEQTRILESLGFAIAGIGDKWEVQPPSWRGDVDGKADIVEEVARIVGYDKLPATSVTKPFAITQPAETTARTRARQARAALAARGMNECVTWSFMREDWAEMFGANDYQAAKTLKIKNPISAELSQMRPTPLPNLIEAAGRCAARGYPESALFEVGPAFHTAKPDGQVLIAAGVRKGAKGPRHWSGAEASRPADAFDAKADALAALETAGAPAANLQVTRDAPDWYHPGRSGALRLGKNVLAQFGEIHPALLEEMGVKGPVVGFEIFLDNIPETRKSGKARKLLDLSSFQPVNRDFAFIVDEAIEAGDLIRAASAADKKLIAAIEVFDVYQGKGVDEGKKSVALNVTLQPVDATLTEDDIDGVSKKIIDAVAAKTGGVLRG; from the coding sequence ATGAAATTCACACTGAGCTGGTTGAAAGATCATCTGGAAACGGACGCAACACTGGAACAGATTGCCGAAGCATTGACGGCAGTCGGGCTGGAGGTCGAAGGGATCGAAGACCCCGCCGCCAAATATGCACCGTTTAAGGTCGCTTATGTCGAAAGCGCCGCACGGCATCCGGATGCTGATCGTCTGCAAGTCTTGCGCGTTAAAACCGAAAACGAAAGCCTGCAGGTCGTTTGCGGGGCGCCCAATGCCCGCGCGGACATGAAGGGCATTTTTGCTCCGGTTGGCGCGATCATTCCGGGCCTTGAAAATATGGAGCTAAAAAAAGGCGTGATCCGCGGGGTTGAGTCCTGCGGGATGATGGCTTCGGAACGCGAACTCGAACTGTCCGACGAGCATAAAGGCATTATCGAAGTTGACGCCAAATGGGACATCGGCACGCCGATGGCCGAGGTTTTTGGCCTGAATGATCCCGTGATCGAGATCAACGTCACGCCCAACCGCGCCGATTGCACAGGTGTGCGCGGCATTGCCCGCGATCTGGCGGCGGCGGGACTGGGGACGCTCAAAAATATCGACGATAGCGCCGTTCATGGTCACACCAAATCACCGATCAGCGTTTCGATTGAGGATACCGCCGGCTGTCCGCAATTTCTCGGGCGTTATATCAAGGGTGTTAAAAATGCCCCGTCACCCGATTGGCTGCAGCGCCGTCTGAAAGCCATTGGCATGAATCCAAAATCGGCGCTGGTCGATATCACCAATTATGTTTCCTATGATCTGGGGCGCCCGCTGCACGTATTCGACGTATCGAAACTGTCCGGTAATATTACCGTCCGGGCGGCCAAAGATGGCGAAAAATTCACGGCGCTGGATGAAGAAGAATACACCCTCAAAGACGGCATGACGCTGGTGTGTGATGAAAAAGCCGTTCACGCCATTGGCGGTGTGATGGGCGGTCTGCACAGCGGATGCAGCCTTGATACCACCGATGTTTTCCTTGAGATTGCCTATTTCGACCCGGCGCGCATCGCCCGGACTGGCCGCGATACAGGCATCGTCAGTGATGCGCGCTACCGGTTTGAGCGCGGCGTCGATCCCGCATTCCTGCCCGCAGCCACCGAAATTGCCACGCGGATGATCCTTGATTTGTGCGGGGGCGAGGCCAGTGAAGTCGTTCATGCGGGAACCGAGCCCTCATGGCAGCGCATGATTGATTACGACCCGGCTTACTGTGAAAAACTGACCGGGATCGCCGTCGATGACAAGGAACAAACCCGCATTTTGGAATCACTGGGTTTTGCGATTGCCGGGATCGGTGACAAATGGGAAGTCCAGCCGCCGTCATGGCGCGGTGATGTAGACGGCAAGGCCGATATCGTTGAGGAAGTAGCTCGGATCGTCGGCTATGACAAGCTACCGGCAACATCCGTGACCAAGCCGTTTGCGATTACGCAGCCCGCCGAGACGACCGCGCGCACCCGTGCCCGCCAGGCCCGCGCCGCGCTGGCCGCCCGCGGCATGAATGAATGCGTGACATGGTCGTTCATGCGGGAAGACTGGGCGGAGATGTTTGGTGCCAATGATTACCAAGCGGCAAAAACGCTCAAGATCAAAAACCCGATCAGCGCCGAGCTATCGCAAATGCGCCCGACACCGCTGCCAAACCTGATTGAGGCCGCCGGACGCTGCGCCGCGCGCGGTTATCCGGAGAGTGCTCTGTTCGAGGTCGGTCCGGCATTCCACACAGCCAAACCCGACGGACAAGTGTTGATTGCTGCCGGGGTTCGTAAAGGCGCGAAAGGGCCGCGGCACTGGAGCGGCGCAGAAGCCAGCCGCCCGGCCGATGCGTTTGACGCCAAGGCCGACGCGCTTGCCGCATTGGAAACCGCCGGGGCGCCCGCCGCGAACCTGCAAGTTACGCGCGATGCGCCGGACTGGTATCATCCGGGGCGGAGCGGCGCTCTGCGCCTAGGGAAGAACGTACTGGCGCAGTTCGGGGAAATCCACCCGGCTCTGCTTGAGGAAATGGGAGTCAAAGGCCCGGTTGTCGGGTTTGAAATCTTCCTCGATAACATCCCCGAAACCCGTAAATCCGGCAAGGCGCGCAAGCTGCTCGACCTTTCAAGCTTCCAGCCTGTGAACCGCGATTTTGCCTTTATCGTCGATGAAGCCATTGAAGCCGGCGACCTGATCCGCGCGGCGAGTGCCGCCGATAAAAAGCTGATTGCCGCTATCGAAGTTTTCGATGTTTATCAAGGCAAGGGCGTGGATGAAGGCAAGAAATCCGTGGCGCTCAACGTAACGCTTCAGCCTGTGGATGCGACCCTGACCGAAGATGACATTGACGGCGTATCAAAGAAAATCATCGACGCCGTGGCCGCCAAAACCGGCGGCGTGTTGCGGGGATGA
- a CDS encoding GNAT family N-acetyltransferase, whose amino-acid sequence MRIERLCPDDYAAWLPLWDANNKGQCPVDATAVTWERLMDDNQPVYGLCARDDNGIPAAIMHYVLHPTTGNIRPVCYMQDLFVDPDHRRRGMARALVNELARIGRREDWARIYWLADGTNEAAQNLYKTLGIKLNFSLHVLPLQ is encoded by the coding sequence ATGAGAATCGAGCGCCTTTGTCCTGACGATTACGCTGCCTGGCTGCCGCTATGGGATGCCAATAACAAGGGCCAGTGCCCTGTCGACGCCACAGCGGTCACCTGGGAACGGTTAATGGATGACAACCAGCCAGTTTACGGCCTGTGCGCACGCGATGATAACGGCATTCCGGCTGCGATTATGCACTATGTTTTACATCCGACGACGGGCAATATCCGTCCGGTTTGCTATATGCAGGATTTATTCGTAGACCCGGATCATCGCCGGCGGGGCATGGCCCGCGCACTGGTCAACGAACTGGCCCGGATCGGGCGGCGGGAAGACTGGGCCCGGATTTACTGGCTGGCTGACGGCACCAATGAAGCCGCTCAAAATCTCTACAAAACCCTTGGCATAAAGCTGAATTTCAGCTTACATGTATTGCCGTTACAATAA